Genomic window (Capillibacterium thermochitinicola):
GTGACCGGTGTGGCCAAGCTGCCTGAGGGCGTGGAGATGGTGATGCCGGGCGACAACATCACGATGACGATCGAACTGATCAGCCCGATTGCGATGGAAGAGGGATTGCGTTTTGCGATCCGTGAAGGCGGCCGGACCGTCGGGGCCGGGGTTGTGACCAAGATTCTTGAGTAATAATTGAGGAACGTACTGTGACGGGGAAGCCGGAAGGCTCCGGGAAAACGGGCTCCGGCTTCTCTGTTGTCAGGACTGGAAGCGATGGGGAATTCATCATGAAAAACCCTTGACAAGCTTCTTACCGTGTGATAATCTTTAACGGTGATATAATGTCGAGAGGCTTATTTTTTTCGTCTATTTTTTGCTGGAGGTGGAGACGGTGCGCGAAGGTATTACATTAGCATGTACGGATTGCAAAAACAGAAATTACCGCACCAATAAAAATAAAAAAAGTAATCCCGAGCGGTTGGAGCTGAAAAAGTATTGTAAGTTCTGCCGCCAACATACGATTCACCGGGAAACCCGGTAAA
Coding sequences:
- a CDS encoding EF-Tu C-terminal domain-related protein, translating into VTGVAKLPEGVEMVMPGDNITMTIELISPIAMEEGLRFAIREGGRTVGAGVVTKILE
- the rpmG gene encoding 50S ribosomal protein L33; translation: MREGITLACTDCKNRNYRTNKNKKSNPERLELKKYCKFCRQHTIHRETR